GGAGACAAGATTCAAGGAAAACATCGTATGATTATAGAAAAAACTGGCGAGAACCGTTTTTTAAGATTTATAACGATATATGGGAAACAATAAATGCGCGTAATATAAGATTCCCTTTTCAAGAAGGTCTTTTCCAAAGGGAGATATATGCCTTTAGCGAAAAACCGGTTCGTGAAGCGGTGCTCAATGCAGTTGCCCATAGGGACTATACCATAAACAGCGGCTCTGTTTTTATAAAGGCATCACCTGAAGAATTTATTGTCGAGACTCCCGGAGGGTTACCGCATGGAGTAACCATCGAAAATATTCTTCGAAAGACCTATTGGAGAAACAGACGGATTGCGGAAACATTTGAAAAAGCTGGATTAGTGGAACGTTCAGGTCAAGGCATGGATGATATTTTTGAAAACACTATTAAAGAAGGCAAGGGCTTGCCAGATTTATCTGGAAGCGACGACTTTTCTGTTAGGCTTAGAATTCCCGCACAAGTTAAAGATAAAAACTTTATACTTTTTATTGAAAAGATAACAAGAGAAAAGCAAATAATACTATCTTTTGATGAAATTTATGAGTTAGAGAAAATTCGTGAGCATCAACCTGTGACTGATGTAAAATTCAAGAAGAAATTTTTAGATATAGGCATCATTGAAAGGGTTGGTAAAACAAGCGGGGCCAAATATATCTTATCTCATAAATATTATGCACATGCTGGGAAAATAGGAGAACATACCAGATTAAGAGGAATTTCTCGCGAAAAATGCAAAACTCTTATACTTGAACATCTAGAAAAGAATAAAGGATACTTACAGGACTTGTGCTTTACCTTCAATGAGTTAAAACCAATGGATATTTCTAATTTGTTGCAAGAATTGAAAAATGATAATAAAATTGTGCATATTGGGTCATCACGAACCGGTTACTGGAAGCTTAAAAATTAAATCTATATATATTTAGTTTGGGTTGCTTTTGTTTAATATTATTTGAATTTTCAAGTGGTTACAGATAGCAATACTAAATCAATACTAAATCAATACTAAATCTAAATTCTAAATAATAAATTATGGCCCTACACCCAAAATTCCCAAAATCTCCATACGAAATCCTGCATCCGGACTACCGCTGGTTTCCGGCTGATGAAGCTTTGCGGGAACAGGGGTATGAAAAACTTCTGCCTCCCCTTGTTGCTTCCATTAGAAAAAAAGTTAAAGAATGGCGTGATGCTGACTATAAGGGCGCAAGTCCCACAAGTATCGTCCTTCTAAAGTGGTGGTTTGAGACTGAACATCTATTGCCGCAGGCAGATGGAACAGAGGTCAAATTCCAATATTATTTTGGGCAGCGCGAGGCAGTGGAAACTGTAATATATTTGTATGAAGTAGTCGGGGTTAAAGATAAATACGATTTGATTAGATTTGACA
The Deltaproteobacteria bacterium genome window above contains:
- a CDS encoding putative DNA binding domain-containing protein, whose protein sequence is MITTSIDEFNKWLQRHENPDLEFKTAKNSFSSNKDLPDYCAAIANEGGGKLILGVTREKRVVGTKAFQNTYNTLSHELLQKLRIRVDVEELNHPEGRVLIFHIPSHPQGQPVKSTGNYNYPMRAGESLVEMDNATLKRILNETDLDFSSQIVTDLSLADLDEQAIDNFKKLWAKKAQRDEYLSYSNEKTLRAIGLLSEKGLNYASLILFGIKEKIDEFAPGSEIIFEWRQDSRKTSYDYRKNWREPFFKIYNDIWETINARNIRFPFQEGLFQREIYAFSEKPVREAVLNAVAHRDYTINSGSVFIKASPEEFIVETPGGLPHGVTIENILRKTYWRNRRIAETFEKAGLVERSGQGMDDIFENTIKEGKGLPDLSGSDDFSVRLRIPAQVKDKNFILFIEKITREKQIILSFDEIYELEKIREHQPVTDVKFKKKFLDIGIIERVGKTSGAKYILSHKYYAHAGKIGEHTRLRGISREKCKTLILEHLEKNKGYLQDLCFTFNELKPMDISNLLQELKNDNKIVHIGSSRTGYWKLKN